Below is a window of Clostridium sp. JN-1 DNA.
TACAATTTCAAGGATAAATAATGCAGTTGCAAATCATGAGCAGCCTGATACACCAACTGTAAATTCAGTAACTACAAATGGATTAAATCAAATTAGAATTTTATTCAATACAAAAGTTGACGAAAATAGTGCAGAAAGTATAGACAATTATCAAATTGACGGAACGACTATATCATCTGGTGCCGGAGAAGCCGAACTTCAAGACGATGGCAGAACTGTTGTAATTACATTTGCAAAGCCTTATTCACAAGGCAAGGATGTAAACTTTAAAATTAAAAATGTCATATTAGATAAAGACTTAAATAATACCATACCTAAATTTGAAAAGAAAATAACCTTTTCTTCAACTACCGTACCTACTCTTAAATCTGTAACACCTAGAGGAGGAAATAAGTTAATAGTTGAATTTTCACAGCCTATAAGATTAAATGAAGATTATCTACACTTGATGAAAATAAATAGGCAGAGCGTTATAAATTATGGATTAGATAAGTCAGATACTACATTTCATAACAAATGTGGAGAATGGACTGATAAAGTTGAACTTTATTTTGATTCTCCACTTCCATCAGGTAAAAGCACATTTACAATTCCAGATGGAACTTTAAATAAGTGTTATGATAATGCAGCTGGTTTTTCTACTGTATCATCTTCATTAGATTTTACAGTAAATAATGAGTCAGGTACACCTGAGGTTACAAATGTAACAGGAGATAGTTCTGGAGATGTATATGTAACATATGATAGACCTATGGATCAAGAAACTGCCCTTGAAGATAGTAACTATAAGATAAATGGTACTACTTTAAGTTTGAGTTCAGATGATATAAGTTTTGATAGTGATTCAAATGATACTGTTGTAAAACTTGAAGGTGTAGATTACCTATTAAAAGATGGAGAAAATAAAATTGTAATAGATAATGATGTATGTGATACTTATGGGAATAGAATAAAAGAAACCAATATAAAGTTCACAAGAGGAGATGATACGGTTAAGCCTAAAGTTTCAACTGTAAGTAAACTTGATGATTATACAATACGTGTCAAGTTTAATAAAGATGTTAGCAATAGTTCAGCAACAAGTAAATCCAATTATACGCTAGTTGATGACTATGATGGAGACGATGTAAGTTATAAAATTGATCGTATAAATGAAGTTTATGGTTCTGGAAGTGACAGCGATAGAACATATGATATTAAAATTGACAGTGGCGAATCATTAAAGAGTTCGGCGTATACTTTGACTATTAAAAATATCATGGATAAGAGTTCGATACCTAATGTAATGGACACTTATACAACTAAGATTTCTGGAGAAGGAGAAGATGGTCCAGCTATTTCTTCAGTAGTAAAGACAAAGGATACAGACAATGAATTAGTGGTATTTTTTGATAAAGTTATGGATGAATCTTCTATGACAAACGCTGATAATTATCGCTTTATGGATGGAAATGGTGATACCCAAAAGTTGCCTAACAGTACAACTTTAATTCCAGGTATTGATAGTAAAAGTGTAATTATAGATTTTCCTTCAGGATATATAATTGGTGGAGGAAATACTGGAAATTATGTAACAAAATTAAGTATTTCAAATGTCAAAGATACAAATGGTACTGTTATGACTGCACCTTTTGCAGATGTAATAGATCAGAATTATAGTAATGGTCCTAAAATCATATCAAATAGTTCAAAATTAACTTTTGATGGCAATGATATAAATGTAAAAGTTTCACTTACTGCACCTTTAGATATTATAAGTGCTGACGATTTTTCTGTTAATGGACAGCATCCAGATAGGGCCAGAATTGATGGAGATAATGTAACTTTAACGTTTTACGGAAGATCAAATGATGACGATGATGATAAAGTGCAAAATATAAAAGATGCAGGTGCAACTACTACTATATATGCATCTCGAGGAAAATCTGTTGATGCAGCTGGACGAGATTTGAGATCTAGTTCAGATACACTCTTAATTCCGCCATTTACTGAATCTAATTTCTTTAGAGTAAATAGCAATAAGTCAACAGGAAATAATTCTACTGTAAGTTTACAGTTTAATCAGAGGATAGATGATGATATAGAATCATCTTATATTGATGATTTTACATTTAAAGATGAAACAACTAACCAAAAACTAACTCCTCTCTCAGTAGATGTAGATGG
It encodes the following:
- a CDS encoding cell wall-binding repeat-containing protein, whose product is MEKDNMRNMGTAVFMSLILTAALPGMPVKAQAGQVTRTGEADRYETAAKVAATNWTSAKDVVLVCGNGYADAVSASALAKQLGAPILLTETEKLSDSTYDAITALKPQNVYIVGGNASVSQAVRNKLKNSNYNLVELYGKDRYETNIAVADELIKLGVKADDVMLVSGEGFSDALSVAPVTAAKGQILLLGSNDKDSMKSTLDFVKTHNSKVTVIGTTYAINDSMYNKLGAVKRVNGGSDRFETNLNVLNEFESELKADKLYVANASGDGYADALVASSLAGKFDAPLVLVDSENSESTSKAIDYIKNKANNSTDLNVIGGKQVVTDNTISRINNAVANHEQPDTPTVNSVTTNGLNQIRILFNTKVDENSAESIDNYQIDGTTISSGAGEAELQDDGRTVVITFAKPYSQGKDVNFKIKNVILDKDLNNTIPKFEKKITFSSTTVPTLKSVTPRGGNKLIVEFSQPIRLNEDYLHLMKINRQSVINYGLDKSDTTFHNKCGEWTDKVELYFDSPLPSGKSTFTIPDGTLNKCYDNAAGFSTVSSSLDFTVNNESGTPEVTNVTGDSSGDVYVTYDRPMDQETALEDSNYKINGTTLSLSSDDISFDSDSNDTVVKLEGVDYLLKDGENKIVIDNDVCDTYGNRIKETNIKFTRGDDTVKPKVSTVSKLDDYTIRVKFNKDVSNSSATSKSNYTLVDDYDGDDVSYKIDRINEVYGSGSDSDRTYDIKIDSGESLKSSAYTLTIKNIMDKSSIPNVMDTYTTKISGEGEDGPAISSVVKTKDTDNELVVFFDKVMDESSMTNADNYRFMDGNGDTQKLPNSTTLIPGIDSKSVIIDFPSGYIIGGGNTGNYVTKLSISNVKDTNGTVMTAPFADVIDQNYSNGPKIISNSSKLTFDGNDINVKVSLTAPLDIISADDFSVNGQHPDRARIDGDNVTLTFYGRSNDDDDDKVQNIKDAGATTTIYASRGKSVDAAGRDLRSSSDTLLIPPFTESNFFRVNSNKSTGNNSTVSLQFNQRIDDDIESSYIDDFTFKDETTNQKLTPLSVDVDGDDVVYKFNNGLINVGDKITVTANSVSSSINIRGEEHNDSYAVYSPSRDDLDGITITAK